A single Endozoicomonas sp. NE40 DNA region contains:
- a CDS encoding translocation/assembly module TamB domain-containing protein encodes MHCSISGFGDIWTSPDLRFNLTDTPLLSGTLAVPKARIEIRSLPEQAVTRSDDVRIVGLTETSEEQETSPIALNTTIALGDDVRILAYGLTSNLAGMLTLTQSDGQPLSGQGSVQLEGGRYRYLGQDLIIKQGQIIFQGPLNTPFLNLDAIRNPEATQDDVIVGVRVTGPTRAPSWSVYSTPTMPQQEQFSYLLRGRGIQTEGEGMQSILLGMGLGELSQTATKLGDQLGIKDFSVDTTGSGENTQVSVGGYIAPALRLQYGTGVFNSVSEVRIRYEVIPRVYLQAVSGLAQALDVFYRFEF; translated from the coding sequence ACTGTTCCATCTCAGGGTTTGGTGATATCTGGACGTCTCCTGACTTACGTTTCAACCTGACGGATACGCCACTTTTAAGTGGTACTCTGGCGGTTCCAAAGGCGCGTATTGAAATCAGAAGTCTCCCGGAACAGGCAGTAACAAGATCGGACGACGTAAGGATTGTTGGTCTTACAGAAACCAGTGAAGAGCAGGAGACTTCGCCCATTGCTTTGAACACAACCATAGCGCTGGGTGACGATGTTCGTATTCTGGCTTATGGGCTGACCTCAAACCTTGCAGGCATGCTTACCCTGACACAGTCTGATGGACAGCCGTTATCTGGTCAGGGCAGTGTTCAGCTGGAAGGTGGGCGCTATCGCTATCTTGGACAGGATCTGATTATCAAACAAGGGCAGATTATTTTTCAGGGACCATTGAATACGCCCTTTTTAAACCTTGATGCCATACGTAACCCTGAGGCAACTCAGGATGATGTTATCGTAGGGGTTAGGGTTACTGGTCCAACCAGAGCGCCAAGCTGGTCTGTCTACTCAACCCCGACAATGCCCCAGCAGGAACAGTTTTCCTATCTGCTGCGTGGGCGTGGTATCCAGACCGAAGGTGAGGGCATGCAATCCATTCTTCTGGGGATGGGGCTTGGTGAATTAAGCCAGACGGCAACAAAACTGGGAGATCAGCTGGGTATTAAGGACTTCAGTGTTGATACCACAGGATCCGGGGAAAATACTCAGGTATCTGTCGGCGGTTATATTGCGCCGGCGCTACGGCTTCAGTATGGCACCGGTGTTTTCAACTCGGTGAGTGAGGTCAGGATCCGGTACGAAGTCATCCCCAGGGTATATCTTCAGGCTGTGAGTGGGCTGGCGCAGGCATTGGATGTGTTTTACCGATTTGAGTTTTGA